Genomic window (uncultured Flavobacterium sp.):
TTGATCGAATGATAACCACTGTTTAAATTATTCAGTACAATTAATCCATCAGTTACCGGAATAAAATCTTTACTCTTATTTAGTTTGTAAAACAAATTAGGTTTACTGGCACCGTAAATTCCTGAAATTACATTAATCTTTAACTCTGTATTAAATTTAATTTTAGAATCATTAAGTATTAAATTTTCATCGTTGAATGCTTCTACTTTAACATTTGAATTTTGTTTGTTTTCATACTTTAATTGAAGTGAAATAAAACCATCGTCAAGATTTAGCAAATAATGATTCTGGGTTTTAAAAATTCTAAGATTATCATTGATCAATTTTCCTTTATAATACTTCTGCTGAATAATATTCCATAGAAATTTATTTCCATTAGCATAAATGTGATATAAAATTCCGTTTTGCAGTACCATAAAATGATCTTCATCGATTGATACTACATCTGTAATATTTTTGAAATTAGAATTAAACAATTCATTTTCTTCCAATTTACTACTTAGCGAATTATAGGTATACCATGAATTATTGATCAGGAAAAAAATCTCGCCTCTAAATTCAAAAATCTTAACACCAAAATCATTTTTTATTTTGCTTTGCTGCGTAACGTTTTCTACTTTCTTGGTTTTGTAATTATCATCATATAAAACACGATACAATCCCCGATAATTATCTGCTGCCCAAATTTCGTTCTTTTTATTCTGGGCCACATATTTTATTGGTTTAGAAAGATTTTCAATAACTTTACTTTTAGTTAGATCTGCAGGGTTATCATACAATAAAACTCCGTCATAAGTAGACTGAAAGTAAGTATTATTAATACTGCTTTTTGATAAATTCCAGCCACCGCTTTTATTATTTATTTTAACCAAAGAGCCATTGTCATAAGAGAATGTCCCATCGTTATGACCAATAATGTATTTATCATCAATTTTTGTGATATTCCAGGCTTGTCCCTGAGTATTTGGGAGCATATTAAATTTACCCGAATAAAACTCATAAATTCCGTGATTTGAAGCAATTAAATATCCTTTATTTGTGGTTGCAACTGAATAAACAGAACCTAAAATCCCAGAATTGTCATAGAAAAATGATATTGGAGAATTTACTTCTACGTGAGCGATTCCGTTATCTAAACCTAACCATAGATCATTTTCTTTATCAAAACCAATACTTAAAACAGAGTTGTTCATCAACACATTATTTCTGTCAATGTTTTTAGAACTATTTGTATTAAAATCATAAATAAAAACGCCCCTGTTTCCTGTTCCTACAACCAATTTATTGTTTTTAATAAACTTTGCAATATTAATTGTAGCTGCTTTTAAGGTTTCATTCAAAGGATTATTCCAAGGCTTTAAACTTCCGTTTTCAAGAATAAAGATTCCTTTTTTCTGAGTAAATACATAGGTCTTATTTTGATATTTCTCAATGGCATGAACTACGGTCTTTTTTAATACATCCCATCCTTTTGGATTTGCAATTTGTGAACCGTTTAATTTAAAAATTCCTTTTTCAACAGATGCAACATATACATTATTGTCAACCACGAAACAGTAAGAAATTAAAAAAGGAAATCTGATCTTTTTTATCTGTTTACCATCATAAATAAAAACATCATTAAAAGATTGAAAATACAACGAGCCATTGAATCTAAAAATTTTCCAGATTTCTTCATTGTCTTTTTCATCGAACAAACGCAGATTTTTGGTAATTGAAACATAGTGCATTTTGCCATCTTTCCTGTACCAGTATCCAAATTCTTTATAGGAACCGGAATAAATTTTATCCCCTTCGATCAAAATTGATCTGATAATTGTTTTATTAGGTAAAGAATATTTTTCCCAAAGAACGCCGTCATATCGCAGTAAATAATGATTATTAGCAAAATACATGGCATTATCATTTCCCTGAACTACATTCCAAATTTGGTTATCGCCCTGGTAATCTGATTTATTATAATTTTCTACAAAAGGAAGTAATTCTTGCGCTTGAATTTGAAAAGCAACGAAAAAGAAGAATAACGTTTTTATAAGTATCGATCTCAAAATATTCGGATTTATAGCCAAAGATACAGACAATTATTTAATCTTAAACCATAAAAAAGCTCCTCGATCGAGAAGCTTTTTTATGATTTTTACTGCTAATGCTTTAATTATTCAGTTCTAAAACTAAAGTCAATATGCCAATTACCAGACATAATGGCGAATAGTATTTTGTATCATTTAAAGCAAATGGGGAGCTTTTGTGTTTTTTAAAGAAACCAACATAATCGAAGTCTCCAATACTCCTTAAAATAAATATAAAAATAAGTATCCAGAATCCGTATTGATCAAGCCATATTGGTAAATTGATTCCAATAAGCCCACATTTTATCAAATAAAAAACTCCAAAACATAATAAACCTATAGCCACAACAAAAGTTGAAATTACTCCGGGAATAAATACCGGCGCTCCACCATCTTTAGTTGGTACAACTGCCTGATTTCCCCATTTACCTCCAAAACTCCAATAAAAATGAAGAAAAGAAAGAAAAAGAAAAACGGAAAACAATGCCACTGATATAATATTTGTCATTAGTTTGAAAAATTAGTTTTCTAATAATTGATAAACCTGATTTGCAATTTCATACTCCTCATCTGTTGGAACTACCAAAACTTTTGTTTTTGAACTCGCTGAATTAATTTCTCTGATTTCTTTTGAACGAATCTGATTTTTTTCCTGATTCAATTCAATACCAAAATAATCCATATCTGTACAAACCAATTTGCGCATATAAGATGAATTTTCTCCAATTCCGGCAGTAAAAACAATAGCATCCAGACCGTTTAAAGCGGCTGTATAAGAACCAATTGTTTTTTTGATTCTGTAAGCATTCATCAATAATGCCAGCTGACAATCTTTATTTCCTTTTTCAGCCTCTAATTCAATATCACGCAAATCGCTATAACCTGTAAGTCCAAGCATTCCGCTTTGTTTCAATAAAACTGCATTTACTTCGTCTGGTGTATATCCTAGATTTTTAATCATATAAAAAACTATCGATTGATCAATATCACCACAACGAGTACCCATTATTAAACCATTTGACGGCGAAAAACCCATTGTGGTATCAATACATTTTCCATTTTTAATTGCAGCCATACTGCAGCCATTTCCTAAATGAATTGTGATTATTCTGGAATTCTTTTCTAAATACTCAATTGCTTTTTCAGAAACATATTTATGACTCGTTCCATGAAAACCATAAACCCTCACTTTATTTTCTGTTAAAAGATAATTCGGAATAGCATATTTATACACTACTTCCGGCATTGTCTGATGAAAAGCGGTATCAAAAACAGCAATTTGCTCTGCCGAACTAAAGATCTCCTCGGCAACATTTATTCCTTCCAAATTTGCTGGATTATGCAACGGAGCTAGTTCAAAAAGCTGCTTAATTTTTGCTTTTACTTTTTCATCAATTTTTACAGTATCGCTAAAGTCACTTCCTCCATGTACCACACGATGTCCAACTGCTGCAATTTCTGAAGTTGATTTAATCACTCCTTTCTCAGCATCTAAAAGCATATTGGCTACTTTTTGTAAGCCAACTTTATGGTTTGGTATTGGCAACATTTCTTCTATCGTATTTAAAGAAGTTTTGAATGTTACATTCGAAGTTTCTAGACCAATTCGATCAATCATACCAGAACAAATTACTTCATTTGTTGGCATAACCATTAATTGATATTTTATAGATGAACTTCCTGAGTTTATAATTAATATTTTCATTTTTTATTTTTTTAGCCGCTAAGGCACTAAGTCGCTAAGTTTTTAAGTTTTTTTGCTATAATTTTTTGACGCTGATAAAACGGATTCGCTATTGCGAAGACACGGAAAGAAACTTTTTTTTTTAAGTATAATCATAACAAGCAACTCATAATTTATAATTAACAATTTATAATTAACAATTAATAATTGCTTAAAGTCCCTGCGCCTGAATCGCTGTAATTACTACTGTATTTATAATATCGTCTACAGTACAGCCACGGCTTAAATCATTTACAGGTTTGTTTAAACCTTGTAACATTGGTCCAATTGCCAATGCTCCGGTTTCTCTCTGAACTGCTTTATAAGTGTTATTTCCGGTATTTAAATCAGGGAAAATAAGTACACTCGCCTGCCCTGCAACTTCTGAATCCGGCATCTTGCTTTTTCCAACTGCTCGATCCACTGCTGCGTCATACTGAATTGGGCCTTCGATTTTTAAATCCGGGCGTTTTTGTTTTACAATTTCGGTAGCGGTTCTCACTTTGTCTACTTCATCACCTTTTCCTGATGATCCTGAAGAATAAGAAAGCATGGCAATTTTAGGTTCAATTCCAAAAGCCGAACTCGATTCTGCTGATGAAATTGCAATTTCGGCTAATTGTTCCGCTGTTGGATTTGGATTAATAGCACAGTCACCAAAAACCGAAACCCGATCTTCTAAACACATAAAAAATACCGATGAAACTACAGATGAATTTGGTTTGGTTTTAATGAATTGTAGCGCCGGCAAAATGGTATGTTGTGTAGTATGTGCAGCTCCCGAAACCATTCCGTCAGCGTGACCTTTATACACCATCATGGTTCCAAAATAGGAAACATCTTCCATTAAATCCCTTGCCATTGTAATGCTCACATTTTTAGCTTTTCGAAGCTCATAATAAGTATTGGCATAATCTTCATAAAGCTCGGACTCTTTTGGATTTATTATATTTACTTTGGTAAAATCAAATGAGATTCCTAATTCGGCAACCTTGTTTTCAATTTGTTTTTTATCTCCAATAATCGAAATATCCACAACATCCATCGCTAATAATCTCGAAGTTGCAATAATGATTCTCTCATCGCTTCCTTCCGGCAAAACAATATGTTTACGATGTTGTTTTGCTCTTTTCACCATATTGTATTGAAACATTTTTGGTGTCATTCCTTCGGCTTCAAATGTGATTAATCTTTGAGATAAAGCTTCAACTTCTACATATTTTCCGAAAGTAGTGATCGATGTTTCAATTTTATGGATATTATTAGCATAGATTTCTGATCTAATAGAACCTATTTTATTGGTGATACTATAAGTTCCGCCATCAACCGCAATAATTGGAACAATTGCCGAAAGTCCTTCAATAAGCTTTAGAATACTTTCTTCGGGAACAATATTTCCTGTTAGGATTATTCCTGAAATAGTTGGATAATTAGCCGATTCATTGGCTTGCAAAGCACCTAAAATAATATCTGAACGGTCTCCCGGAGTAATTACCAAAGCATTGTCATGTAAATGAACTAAGTAATTATGCAATTGCATGGCTCCAACGCTAAAATGCCCAATTTCATTATTTAAATAAGCATTCCCAAACAATACTTTTGCATCAAGCTGATTCACAATTTCCTGCATTGTTGGATTATTCAGACTCGAAATCAACGGAATTGTATTAATCAAAACATTATCTGGTAAACTTTTCTGTAATCCATGTGTTACCAATTCTATGTTTTCATGCTGTACTTTATTAGCAATAACAGATAAAACCTCAACCTCTTTCACTTTAAAAGAATCATAAACCAGATAAAGACTGTCAACTAATTCCTCTAGTGTTTTCCCCACACCCGAACCTATAATTATAGTTGGGATTCCCAGATTTTTTGCAATTAAAACATTCAAATCTAATTCGATCGAAGTCCCTTCTCCTGTGAAGCTTGTTCCTTCTACCAAAACAAAATCAAAACGTTCTTCAAGCTTTTTATACTTCTCAATAATTAAATCTAAAACTTCTCCAATTTTTCCTTTGTTTTTCTTCTTAATCAGTTTGCTTTTTGTGATTGCATAAGCCTCTTCAAACTTAATATCAAGGTTAAAATATGAAAGAACTGTTTCTATATGATTGTCTAGCTCTCCATCTACAAAATCCTCCACAATAGGTCTAAAATAACCTACTTTAGCCGTTTTACCAATCAAAATACTCATTAAACCGAGTGTAATAATCGATTTTCCGCTATTCTGGTCGCTTGTGGCTACATATACTGCTTTACTCATAATTTATATTTTGAAACTTATCAAATTTTTAATTGTATAATAAACGTTAAAACCAACGTCTTTTTTTGAAATAAATAATCAAAGCAATCACCAATAAAAACATGGCAACCATGACGCTGTAATAACCATATCTAAATCTAAGTTCCGGCATATTTTCAAAATTCATTCCATACACTCCAACAATAAAAGTAAGCGGAATAAATATCGCCGAAATAATGGTCAGAGTTTTCATAATCTCATTCATTTTTCGGCTTTGTTCCGAGAAATAAAAGTTTGAAGCACTTTCTAACGAACTCATATCAGACTCAATCTGCTCTAAAAGCT
Coding sequences:
- a CDS encoding histidine kinase yields the protein MRSILIKTLFFFFVAFQIQAQELLPFVENYNKSDYQGDNQIWNVVQGNDNAMYFANNHYLLRYDGVLWEKYSLPNKTIIRSILIEGDKIYSGSYKEFGYWYRKDGKMHYVSITKNLRLFDEKDNEEIWKIFRFNGSLYFQSFNDVFIYDGKQIKKIRFPFLISYCFVVDNNVYVASVEKGIFKLNGSQIANPKGWDVLKKTVVHAIEKYQNKTYVFTQKKGIFILENGSLKPWNNPLNETLKAATINIAKFIKNNKLVVGTGNRGVFIYDFNTNSSKNIDRNNVLMNNSVLSIGFDKENDLWLGLDNGIAHVEVNSPISFFYDNSGILGSVYSVATTNKGYLIASNHGIYEFYSGKFNMLPNTQGQAWNITKIDDKYIIGHNDGTFSYDNGSLVKINNKSGGWNLSKSSINNTYFQSTYDGVLLYDNPADLTKSKVIENLSKPIKYVAQNKKNEIWAADNYRGLYRVLYDDNYKTKKVENVTQQSKIKNDFGVKIFEFRGEIFFLINNSWYTYNSLSSKLEENELFNSNFKNITDVVSIDEDHFMVLQNGILYHIYANGNKFLWNIIQQKYYKGKLINDNLRIFKTQNHYLLNLDDGFISLQLKYENKQNSNVKVEAFNDENLILNDSKIKFNTELKINVISGIYGASKPNLFYKLNKSKDFIPVTDGLIVLNNLNSGYHSINIFNHNGASYEKVANFDFKVAEPWYFSIWMILLYLLVIAAVLFFYYKWNKLRYMQKLKLQAEELKHQREILEMELKAENELNVQEYEKHILELELQTKSSEVAGKSLSIAKQSEMIENIQSILDSEKDFNKLKSEIKKAIKINEVNKHEWEIFETNLNQIHNEFIINLSKKFPNLTPKDIKLCVYLKMNLSSKEIAPMMNISFRGVELHRYRLRKKLNLLQEDNLSKFLLNI
- a CDS encoding DUF3995 domain-containing protein, giving the protein MTNIISVALFSVFLFLSFLHFYWSFGGKWGNQAVVPTKDGGAPVFIPGVISTFVVAIGLLCFGVFYLIKCGLIGINLPIWLDQYGFWILIFIFILRSIGDFDYVGFFKKHKSSPFALNDTKYYSPLCLVIGILTLVLELNN
- a CDS encoding acetate kinase, which produces MKILIINSGSSSIKYQLMVMPTNEVICSGMIDRIGLETSNVTFKTSLNTIEEMLPIPNHKVGLQKVANMLLDAEKGVIKSTSEIAAVGHRVVHGGSDFSDTVKIDEKVKAKIKQLFELAPLHNPANLEGINVAEEIFSSAEQIAVFDTAFHQTMPEVVYKYAIPNYLLTENKVRVYGFHGTSHKYVSEKAIEYLEKNSRIITIHLGNGCSMAAIKNGKCIDTTMGFSPSNGLIMGTRCGDIDQSIVFYMIKNLGYTPDEVNAVLLKQSGMLGLTGYSDLRDIELEAEKGNKDCQLALLMNAYRIKKTIGSYTAALNGLDAIVFTAGIGENSSYMRKLVCTDMDYFGIELNQEKNQIRSKEIREINSASSKTKVLVVPTDEEYEIANQVYQLLEN
- the pta gene encoding phosphate acetyltransferase; the encoded protein is MSKAVYVATSDQNSGKSIITLGLMSILIGKTAKVGYFRPIVEDFVDGELDNHIETVLSYFNLDIKFEEAYAITKSKLIKKKNKGKIGEVLDLIIEKYKKLEERFDFVLVEGTSFTGEGTSIELDLNVLIAKNLGIPTIIIGSGVGKTLEELVDSLYLVYDSFKVKEVEVLSVIANKVQHENIELVTHGLQKSLPDNVLINTIPLISSLNNPTMQEIVNQLDAKVLFGNAYLNNEIGHFSVGAMQLHNYLVHLHDNALVITPGDRSDIILGALQANESANYPTISGIILTGNIVPEESILKLIEGLSAIVPIIAVDGGTYSITNKIGSIRSEIYANNIHKIETSITTFGKYVEVEALSQRLITFEAEGMTPKMFQYNMVKRAKQHRKHIVLPEGSDERIIIATSRLLAMDVVDISIIGDKKQIENKVAELGISFDFTKVNIINPKESELYEDYANTYYELRKAKNVSITMARDLMEDVSYFGTMMVYKGHADGMVSGAAHTTQHTILPALQFIKTKPNSSVVSSVFFMCLEDRVSVFGDCAINPNPTAEQLAEIAISSAESSSAFGIEPKIAMLSYSSGSSGKGDEVDKVRTATEIVKQKRPDLKIEGPIQYDAAVDRAVGKSKMPDSEVAGQASVLIFPDLNTGNNTYKAVQRETGALAIGPMLQGLNKPVNDLSRGCTVDDIINTVVITAIQAQGL